A window of Oncorhynchus tshawytscha isolate Ot180627B linkage group LG10, Otsh_v2.0, whole genome shotgun sequence contains these coding sequences:
- the LOC121847414 gene encoding ras-related protein Rab-39B-like gives MEAIWLYQFRLIVIGDSTVGKSCLIRRFTEGRFAQVSDPTVGVDFFSRLVEIEPGKRIKLQIWDTAGQERFRSITRAYYRNSVGGLLLFDITNRRSFQNVHDWLEEARSHVQPHSIVFLLVGHKCDLEPQRQVTRQEAEKLASAYGMRYVETSARDAINVEHAFTELTRDIFHLVRSGDITIQEGWEGVKSGFVPNVVHSSEEVTKSDRRCLC, from the exons ATGGAGGCGATATGGCTGTACCAGTTCCGACTCATCGTCATTGGGGACTCGACGGTGGGGAAATCGTGTTTGATCCGGCGGTTCACAGAGGGACGCTTCGCCCAGGTGAGCGACCCCACAGTCGGCGTAGATTTCTTCTCTCGCCTGGTGGAGATTGAGCCGGGGAAACGGATCAAGCTACAGATCTGGGATACTGCGGGACAGGAGCGGTTCAg GTCCATCACAAGAGCCTACTATCGTAACTCGGTGGGCGGGCTCCTGCTGTTTGACATCACAAACCGTCGCTCCTTCCAGAACGTTCATGATTGGCTAGAGGAGGCCCGGAGTCACGTCCAACCACACAGCATCGTGTTCCTATTGGTCGGACACAAGTGTGACCTGGAGCCTCAGCGTCAG GTGACTCGTCAGGAAGCTGAGAAACTCGCCAGCGCCTACGGGATGCGTTACGTAGAAACCTCGGCCCGCGACGCCATCAATGTGGAGCACGCCTTCACGGAGCTGACCAGGGACATCTTCCACCTG GTGAGGAGCGGTGACATCACTATCCAGGAGGGTTGGGAAGGGGTGAAGAGCGGCTTCGTCCCCAACGTGGTCCACTCCTCCGAGGAAGTCACCAAGAGTGACCGGCGGTGCCTCTGCTGA